Proteins co-encoded in one Oreochromis aureus strain Israel breed Guangdong linkage group 3, ZZ_aureus, whole genome shotgun sequence genomic window:
- the si:cabz01007807.1 gene encoding uncharacterized protein si:cabz01007807.1 isoform X2, whose product MREDAAENIEGGDGHGEATTSETASGERRRSIVELQNMLRRVSQSPFHNQYKGGEWSAAATDVTDNVEPQRNGVNGSSSRMNPFYAYYLENKGDITEDKRKKTSESVDCDSIFVPPPDFQNSPLDLPSENKTEENGGMFPEPKNNLFKSQNDNNDKDLFHRSVPSHNATANGFHDVTLNSPNLFKASPAHGQNLSKSFPSRSSDLFKGEEDDLFQAVKNEDLFETAWAKKAGPFDKPASTFVDPFTSPLNKEDDLFQTPKSAVANSFYTATEKVDDLFQSPQPFYTAPTKETDLFQVDSTKKDRQDTKEKELVGLSFKENLSAFSTSSTNSVDPFASPIAKDLFQDVSSLGDPFGSTPFTKYDPFQDISSGTPDIFQRLPSQRKASKNIASNSSYSSLNSPSELKLDVPDASSSHVFKKSKAPPPVPPKPFQKPQEITLTTPQGTKHDILQPTPIIQAGDLSDSPGQSPSRMNNMQSFKRPPKPLPRIRHRRPERPPQPEKPPKPEIAPQLESPSEPEPSVPKVSPKPSFKNLKPITRRKQKTPEMKSVEPENYVVFEDILLIGQERCVEDWPDDSPQLDPNFKPSGTLRLRRESLKAMADSDGGSSEDGSLSKSKKKNKTFRMSHLSRRGSKSKSPDDINNGKSNTPPLTSKSSKEQFSELHMSAEELEDNKEMDYKKKTVKPKVSHLFRRPSANSPVMEEKDMNGHSPYASKGAALEQSSGEEGEEGETHGEKTKKSLKVKFVPRRGFVIAPVKTNDDSKGAHGYTPHKGSKEKSHDGAFGAHGYTPDKKTSWCAEELESEELHEMEDCKPKKSKPKPPRPVPRKPKTAKGQSEPIGFSYHTPQQASSNVFAEDYTADRDFRSPGEMYDEDEQDEVDFYKPKKTSKLPKSPKKVPKNLKRKGKVTPHADSEDPPGASNYLSEAARAEWRAAQMDEQALAENETEDDDGDTDSLMEWWNTVEQWDEVASDDEEIVMKDDSKSFTILADKVHRGLRVFNKVFTERAEVLWQDIIKLHAIADDINEFHQKAKIAGITGGTTTAVGGVTAIAGLALAPFTFGASLVITAVGVGVAAAGGITSASAAISDNVNNMQDQKKVEIVLQEYETHLLDINKILHFVNEGLYKLRGHPFLRSGTQHYSEDWEIRRAVQMISLVDSPVMRATEITDGAVASVQGLFKGMDKYFTKDSRELKKSCKTEMVARLKQVAAVLNDTIVELNTIREELQETTGSI is encoded by the exons AGGAATGGAGTCAATGGGAGTTCTTCCAGGATGAACCCTTTCTATGCATATTACCTG GAAAACAAAGGTGACATAACAgaggacaaaagaaagaaaacttcgGAGAGCGTCGACTGTGATTCCATCTTTGTGCCTCCACCTGACTTTCAGAACTCTCCTCTGGATCTTCCCTCTGAAAATAAGACTGAGGAAAATGGAGGCATGTTTCCTGAACCCAAGAACAACCTGTTCAAAAGCCAAAATGACAACAATGACAAAGACCTCTTCCACAGATCAGTACCAAGTCATAATGCAACTGCTAATGGTTTTCATGATGTGACCCTGAACTCTCCAAACTTATTTAAAGCAAGTCCGGCTCATGGGCAGAACCTCTCTAAGAGTTTTCCGTCCAGAAGCTCTGACCTCTTTAAAGGCGAAGAGGACGATCTTTTCCAGGCTGTTAAAAATGAAGATTTATTCGAAACTGCATGGGCTAAGAAGGCAGGCCCTTTTGATAAACCTGCCAGTACATTTGTAGACCCATTCACATCTCCTTTAAATAAGGAGGATGATCTGTTCCAGACTCCAaaatctgctgtggcaaattcATTTTATACTGCCACTGAGAAGGTGGATGATCTGTTTCAGTCACCACAGCCATTTTACACTGCCCCAACCAAAGAAACTGATTTATTTCAGGTAGATTCaacaaagaaagacagacaagaTACTAAAGAGAAGGAACTTGTTGGCTTgtcttttaaagaaaatttgAGCGCATTTTCCACTTCATCGACGAATTCAGTTGATCCATTCGCAAGCCCGATCGCAAAGGATTTATTCCAAGATGTCTCCAGTTTGGGTGACCCATTTGGTTCCACTCCCTTTACAAAATATGACCCTTTCCAGGACATTTCTAGTGGGACCCCAGACATTTTTCAGCGACTTCCATCACAGAGAAAGGCCTCCAAAAATATTGCCTCAAATTCCTCATACTCTTCTCTTAACAGTCCTTCAGAATTGAAATTGGATGTGCCAGACGCATCATCTtcacatgtatttaaaaaatcaaaagctCCGCCACCAGTTCCACCAAAGCCTTTCCAAAAGCCACAAGAGATTACCTTGACAACTCCTCAGGGAACCAAGCATGACATTCTTCAGCCGACCCCCATCATTCAGGCCGGGGATCTGTCTGACTCACCCGGCCAATCTCCAAGTAGAATGAACAAC ATGCAGTCTTTTAAACGTCCGCCGAAGCCGCTTCCTCGAATTCGACATCGAAGGCCGGAACGGCCACCACAGCCAGAAAAGCCACCAAAACCAGAAATTGCACCACAGTTGGAATCCCCT AGTGAACCTGAACCAAGTGTACCGAAGGTCTCTCCCAAACCATCCTTCAAAAATCTAAAACCGATTACTCGCCGTAAACAAAAAACTCCG GAAATGAAATCAGTGGAGCCTGAGAACTATGTTGTCTTTGAAGACATCCTGCTTATTGGGCAG GAAAGGTGTGTGGAAGACTGGCCTGATGACAGTCCTCAGCTAGACCCAAACTTCAAACCT TCAGGAACACTGAGACTGCGAAGGGAGTCGCTGAAG gcAATGGCCGATTCTGATGGAGGAAGTAGTGAAGATGGGAGTCTTAGCAAGAGCAAG AAAAAGAACAAGACATTCAGAATGTCCCACTTGTCCAGGAGAGGGTCAAAG AGCAAGTCTCCTGATGACATAAATAACGGGAAGAGCAACACGCCACCCCTCACGAGTAAATCATCCAAG GAACAGTTTTCAGAGCTGCACATGTCTGCAGAAGAGCTTGAAGATAACAAGGAGATGGACTACAAA AAGAAAACTGTGAAGCCAAAGGTTAGTCACCTGTTTAGGAGACCATCTGCCAATTCTCCTGTGATGGAGGAAAAGGACATGAATGGACATTCACCTTATGCATCAAAG GGGGCAGCTTTGGAGCAAAGCAGTGGTGAAGAGGGGGAAGAAGGGGAAACTCACGGAGAG AAAACCAAAAAGTCATTGAAAGTGAAGTTTGTGCCACGCAGAGGATTCGTCATTGCTCCAGTTAAG ACAAATGATGATTCAAAGGGAGCTCATGGTTATACACCTCATAAAGGCTCAAAG GAGAAATCACATGACGGAGCTTTTGGTGCACATGGCTACACACCTGATAAGAAG ACCAGCTGGTGTGCAGAGGAGCTAGAAAGTGAAGAGCTACATGAAATGGAGGACTGCAAACCg aaaaaatccaaacctaaACCTCCCCGTCCTGTGCCACGAAAACCTAAGACAGCCAAGGGACAGAGCGAGCCAATCGGATTCAGCTACCACACACCCCAGCAGGCATCAAGT AATGTGTTTGCCGAGGACTACACGGCAGACAGAGATTTCAGGAGTCCCGGAGAGATGTATGATGAAGATGAACAAGATGAAGTGGACTTCTACAAACCG AAAAAGACCTCAAAACTTCCAAAGTCCCCCAAAAAAGTTCCCAAAAACCTGAAACGCAAG ggCAAAGTCACACCACATGCAGACAGTGAAGATCCACCAGGAGCTAGCAACTACCTATCAGAGGCTGCTAGG GCAGAGTGGCGGGCTGCTCAGATGGATGAGCAGGCTTTGGCAGAAAATGAgactgaagatgatgatggg GACACTGATAGTTTGATGGAGTGGTGGAACACAGTGGAGC AATGGGACGAGGTGGCATCAGACGATGAGGAGATAGTCATGAAAGATGACTCCAA GTCGTTCACCATATTGGCAGACAAGGTTCATCGAGGCCTGCGTGTATTCAACAAGGTCTTCACAGAGCGAGCTGAGGTCCTTTGGCAGGACATCATCAAGCTCCACGCCATTGCTGACGACATCAACGAGTTCCACCAGAAAGCCAAGATTGCTGGCATCACTGGTGGCACCACCACAGCTGTGGGCGGTGTGACAGCTATTGCTGGCTTAGCTCTGGCACCCTTCACTTTTGGTGCCTCTCTGGTAATTACAGCTGTTGGTGTGGGTGTGGCGGCAGCTGGAGGAATAACTTCGGCCTCTGCAGCCATCTCGGACAATGTTAACAACATGCAGGACCAGAAGAAG GTTGAGATAGTGCTGCAAGAGTATGAGactcacctgctggacatcaacAAAATCCTCCACTTTGTCAATGAGGGCTTGTACAAACTGCGAGGCCATCCGTTTCTCAGGTCTGGCACCCAGCATTACTCAGAGGACTGGGAGATCCGCAGGGCCGTCCAAATGATAAGCTTGGTCGACTCCCCCGTGATGCGAGCGACGGAAATAACTGACGGAGCGGTGGCCTCAGTGCAAGGACTCTTTAAAGGCATGGATAAGTACTTCACCAAGGACTCCAGGGAGCTGAAGAAAAGCTGCAAGACGGAGATGGTAGCTAGACTAAAACAAGTTGCAGCTGTGCTCAATGACACAATAGTGGAACTTAACACCATCAGAGAGGAGCTTCAGGAGACCACTGGAAGTATTTGA
- the si:cabz01007807.1 gene encoding uncharacterized protein si:cabz01007807.1 isoform X1, giving the protein MREDAAENIEGGDGHGEATTSETASGERRRSIVELQNMLRRVSQSPFHNQYKGGEWSAAATDVTDNVEPQRNGVNGSSSRMNPFYAYYLNNVVLHYQENKGDITEDKRKKTSESVDCDSIFVPPPDFQNSPLDLPSENKTEENGGMFPEPKNNLFKSQNDNNDKDLFHRSVPSHNATANGFHDVTLNSPNLFKASPAHGQNLSKSFPSRSSDLFKGEEDDLFQAVKNEDLFETAWAKKAGPFDKPASTFVDPFTSPLNKEDDLFQTPKSAVANSFYTATEKVDDLFQSPQPFYTAPTKETDLFQVDSTKKDRQDTKEKELVGLSFKENLSAFSTSSTNSVDPFASPIAKDLFQDVSSLGDPFGSTPFTKYDPFQDISSGTPDIFQRLPSQRKASKNIASNSSYSSLNSPSELKLDVPDASSSHVFKKSKAPPPVPPKPFQKPQEITLTTPQGTKHDILQPTPIIQAGDLSDSPGQSPSRMNNMQSFKRPPKPLPRIRHRRPERPPQPEKPPKPEIAPQLESPSEPEPSVPKVSPKPSFKNLKPITRRKQKTPEMKSVEPENYVVFEDILLIGQERCVEDWPDDSPQLDPNFKPSGTLRLRRESLKAMADSDGGSSEDGSLSKSKKKNKTFRMSHLSRRGSKSKSPDDINNGKSNTPPLTSKSSKEQFSELHMSAEELEDNKEMDYKKKTVKPKVSHLFRRPSANSPVMEEKDMNGHSPYASKGAALEQSSGEEGEEGETHGEKTKKSLKVKFVPRRGFVIAPVKTNDDSKGAHGYTPHKGSKEKSHDGAFGAHGYTPDKKTSWCAEELESEELHEMEDCKPKKSKPKPPRPVPRKPKTAKGQSEPIGFSYHTPQQASSNVFAEDYTADRDFRSPGEMYDEDEQDEVDFYKPKKTSKLPKSPKKVPKNLKRKGKVTPHADSEDPPGASNYLSEAARAEWRAAQMDEQALAENETEDDDGDTDSLMEWWNTVEQWDEVASDDEEIVMKDDSKSFTILADKVHRGLRVFNKVFTERAEVLWQDIIKLHAIADDINEFHQKAKIAGITGGTTTAVGGVTAIAGLALAPFTFGASLVITAVGVGVAAAGGITSASAAISDNVNNMQDQKKVEIVLQEYETHLLDINKILHFVNEGLYKLRGHPFLRSGTQHYSEDWEIRRAVQMISLVDSPVMRATEITDGAVASVQGLFKGMDKYFTKDSRELKKSCKTEMVARLKQVAAVLNDTIVELNTIREELQETTGSI; this is encoded by the exons AGGAATGGAGTCAATGGGAGTTCTTCCAGGATGAACCCTTTCTATGCATATTACCTG aataatGTTGTGCTCCACTATCAGGAAAACAAAGGTGACATAACAgaggacaaaagaaagaaaacttcgGAGAGCGTCGACTGTGATTCCATCTTTGTGCCTCCACCTGACTTTCAGAACTCTCCTCTGGATCTTCCCTCTGAAAATAAGACTGAGGAAAATGGAGGCATGTTTCCTGAACCCAAGAACAACCTGTTCAAAAGCCAAAATGACAACAATGACAAAGACCTCTTCCACAGATCAGTACCAAGTCATAATGCAACTGCTAATGGTTTTCATGATGTGACCCTGAACTCTCCAAACTTATTTAAAGCAAGTCCGGCTCATGGGCAGAACCTCTCTAAGAGTTTTCCGTCCAGAAGCTCTGACCTCTTTAAAGGCGAAGAGGACGATCTTTTCCAGGCTGTTAAAAATGAAGATTTATTCGAAACTGCATGGGCTAAGAAGGCAGGCCCTTTTGATAAACCTGCCAGTACATTTGTAGACCCATTCACATCTCCTTTAAATAAGGAGGATGATCTGTTCCAGACTCCAaaatctgctgtggcaaattcATTTTATACTGCCACTGAGAAGGTGGATGATCTGTTTCAGTCACCACAGCCATTTTACACTGCCCCAACCAAAGAAACTGATTTATTTCAGGTAGATTCaacaaagaaagacagacaagaTACTAAAGAGAAGGAACTTGTTGGCTTgtcttttaaagaaaatttgAGCGCATTTTCCACTTCATCGACGAATTCAGTTGATCCATTCGCAAGCCCGATCGCAAAGGATTTATTCCAAGATGTCTCCAGTTTGGGTGACCCATTTGGTTCCACTCCCTTTACAAAATATGACCCTTTCCAGGACATTTCTAGTGGGACCCCAGACATTTTTCAGCGACTTCCATCACAGAGAAAGGCCTCCAAAAATATTGCCTCAAATTCCTCATACTCTTCTCTTAACAGTCCTTCAGAATTGAAATTGGATGTGCCAGACGCATCATCTtcacatgtatttaaaaaatcaaaagctCCGCCACCAGTTCCACCAAAGCCTTTCCAAAAGCCACAAGAGATTACCTTGACAACTCCTCAGGGAACCAAGCATGACATTCTTCAGCCGACCCCCATCATTCAGGCCGGGGATCTGTCTGACTCACCCGGCCAATCTCCAAGTAGAATGAACAAC ATGCAGTCTTTTAAACGTCCGCCGAAGCCGCTTCCTCGAATTCGACATCGAAGGCCGGAACGGCCACCACAGCCAGAAAAGCCACCAAAACCAGAAATTGCACCACAGTTGGAATCCCCT AGTGAACCTGAACCAAGTGTACCGAAGGTCTCTCCCAAACCATCCTTCAAAAATCTAAAACCGATTACTCGCCGTAAACAAAAAACTCCG GAAATGAAATCAGTGGAGCCTGAGAACTATGTTGTCTTTGAAGACATCCTGCTTATTGGGCAG GAAAGGTGTGTGGAAGACTGGCCTGATGACAGTCCTCAGCTAGACCCAAACTTCAAACCT TCAGGAACACTGAGACTGCGAAGGGAGTCGCTGAAG gcAATGGCCGATTCTGATGGAGGAAGTAGTGAAGATGGGAGTCTTAGCAAGAGCAAG AAAAAGAACAAGACATTCAGAATGTCCCACTTGTCCAGGAGAGGGTCAAAG AGCAAGTCTCCTGATGACATAAATAACGGGAAGAGCAACACGCCACCCCTCACGAGTAAATCATCCAAG GAACAGTTTTCAGAGCTGCACATGTCTGCAGAAGAGCTTGAAGATAACAAGGAGATGGACTACAAA AAGAAAACTGTGAAGCCAAAGGTTAGTCACCTGTTTAGGAGACCATCTGCCAATTCTCCTGTGATGGAGGAAAAGGACATGAATGGACATTCACCTTATGCATCAAAG GGGGCAGCTTTGGAGCAAAGCAGTGGTGAAGAGGGGGAAGAAGGGGAAACTCACGGAGAG AAAACCAAAAAGTCATTGAAAGTGAAGTTTGTGCCACGCAGAGGATTCGTCATTGCTCCAGTTAAG ACAAATGATGATTCAAAGGGAGCTCATGGTTATACACCTCATAAAGGCTCAAAG GAGAAATCACATGACGGAGCTTTTGGTGCACATGGCTACACACCTGATAAGAAG ACCAGCTGGTGTGCAGAGGAGCTAGAAAGTGAAGAGCTACATGAAATGGAGGACTGCAAACCg aaaaaatccaaacctaaACCTCCCCGTCCTGTGCCACGAAAACCTAAGACAGCCAAGGGACAGAGCGAGCCAATCGGATTCAGCTACCACACACCCCAGCAGGCATCAAGT AATGTGTTTGCCGAGGACTACACGGCAGACAGAGATTTCAGGAGTCCCGGAGAGATGTATGATGAAGATGAACAAGATGAAGTGGACTTCTACAAACCG AAAAAGACCTCAAAACTTCCAAAGTCCCCCAAAAAAGTTCCCAAAAACCTGAAACGCAAG ggCAAAGTCACACCACATGCAGACAGTGAAGATCCACCAGGAGCTAGCAACTACCTATCAGAGGCTGCTAGG GCAGAGTGGCGGGCTGCTCAGATGGATGAGCAGGCTTTGGCAGAAAATGAgactgaagatgatgatggg GACACTGATAGTTTGATGGAGTGGTGGAACACAGTGGAGC AATGGGACGAGGTGGCATCAGACGATGAGGAGATAGTCATGAAAGATGACTCCAA GTCGTTCACCATATTGGCAGACAAGGTTCATCGAGGCCTGCGTGTATTCAACAAGGTCTTCACAGAGCGAGCTGAGGTCCTTTGGCAGGACATCATCAAGCTCCACGCCATTGCTGACGACATCAACGAGTTCCACCAGAAAGCCAAGATTGCTGGCATCACTGGTGGCACCACCACAGCTGTGGGCGGTGTGACAGCTATTGCTGGCTTAGCTCTGGCACCCTTCACTTTTGGTGCCTCTCTGGTAATTACAGCTGTTGGTGTGGGTGTGGCGGCAGCTGGAGGAATAACTTCGGCCTCTGCAGCCATCTCGGACAATGTTAACAACATGCAGGACCAGAAGAAG GTTGAGATAGTGCTGCAAGAGTATGAGactcacctgctggacatcaacAAAATCCTCCACTTTGTCAATGAGGGCTTGTACAAACTGCGAGGCCATCCGTTTCTCAGGTCTGGCACCCAGCATTACTCAGAGGACTGGGAGATCCGCAGGGCCGTCCAAATGATAAGCTTGGTCGACTCCCCCGTGATGCGAGCGACGGAAATAACTGACGGAGCGGTGGCCTCAGTGCAAGGACTCTTTAAAGGCATGGATAAGTACTTCACCAAGGACTCCAGGGAGCTGAAGAAAAGCTGCAAGACGGAGATGGTAGCTAGACTAAAACAAGTTGCAGCTGTGCTCAATGACACAATAGTGGAACTTAACACCATCAGAGAGGAGCTTCAGGAGACCACTGGAAGTATTTGA